In Crinalium epipsammum PCC 9333, the following are encoded in one genomic region:
- the crtA gene encoding cyanoexosortase A, translated as MKTIKPSFIKPLSTYQFWLLTLAGALIAVDISLNIKLARDIIAPSLSLLLWSVILSKLWEKRHTLSLNSDIFSSLLGLVLIAFVLVRSLVTVRISLLLDFLPVISALALILLASGIKGFNQYRQELLLILVLNISDSLLGKVFDPSNLTARFATYIMSCFGFKAVLQGINIVTNAGTVAVLPGCSGLVNMLFLWQLAILFIVTFPANLAKKNYVPVVAVSVGFIFNAARVALLTVLITNSQEKAFEYWHDGDGSQIFVIMSVLVFGAFCYFLIETDEPANPDSREYPDK; from the coding sequence ATGAAGACTATAAAGCCTAGCTTTATTAAGCCCCTAAGCACCTATCAATTCTGGTTATTAACTTTAGCCGGAGCCTTAATAGCTGTCGATATCAGCTTGAATATCAAGCTGGCTAGAGATATTATCGCTCCAAGCTTAAGTTTACTTCTCTGGAGTGTTATTTTATCTAAGTTATGGGAAAAACGCCACACATTAAGCTTAAATAGTGACATTTTTTCTAGTTTGTTGGGATTAGTACTCATTGCTTTTGTACTTGTGAGGAGTCTAGTTACTGTCAGGATATCGCTACTGCTTGACTTTTTGCCTGTGATTTCAGCGCTAGCTTTGATTTTACTGGCTTCTGGAATTAAAGGATTTAATCAATATAGGCAAGAACTGCTGCTCATATTAGTTTTAAACATATCTGATTCATTACTAGGAAAAGTGTTTGATCCTTCTAACCTGACAGCTAGATTTGCTACTTATATAATGTCTTGTTTTGGCTTTAAAGCTGTTTTGCAAGGAATTAATATCGTCACGAACGCTGGAACAGTAGCAGTATTACCAGGGTGTTCTGGCTTAGTTAATATGCTTTTTTTATGGCAATTAGCAATACTTTTTATAGTAACCTTTCCGGCTAATTTAGCAAAAAAAAATTATGTACCTGTTGTAGCTGTGAGTGTGGGATTTATATTTAATGCAGCGCGAGTTGCTCTATTAACAGTTTTAATAACTAACTCACAAGAGAAAGCATTTGAATACTGGCATGATGGTGATGGTAGCCAAATATTTGTGATAATGTCCGTATTAGTATTTGGAGCCTTCTGCTACTTTCTCATTGAAACAGATGAACCTGCCAACCCCGATTCAAGGGAATACCCCGATAAATGA
- a CDS encoding cyanoexosortase A system-associated protein, with protein sequence MSFLKQLRMSLLVITNAFVILVLGKIVLSPPIHKESLFPPVVPLPKWQLIDSIESKAISGKPWILSGRDYRYIQNQLPLTIYMRYVEPTDGDVKQLINNHTSIKFSDAQPKLSIRQQSGVGFYGVYVYQQRVYLDACINVRGSSTFTAEQFSNNKKLYQWQFNRLLAYLLADTPLNERRCLLSHLSIPLKGTSPEAAYNNLETIWFSWYRWWSFRFYKRENFRI encoded by the coding sequence ATGAGCTTCTTGAAACAGTTGCGGATGTCTTTGCTAGTAATAACTAATGCCTTTGTTATTTTAGTACTCGGTAAAATCGTTTTATCTCCTCCGATTCACAAGGAGAGTTTATTTCCGCCTGTGGTGCCATTACCCAAATGGCAGCTAATAGACAGTATAGAGAGCAAGGCTATATCAGGAAAGCCTTGGATTTTATCTGGAAGGGACTATCGGTATATTCAGAATCAACTACCACTAACTATATATATGCGCTACGTAGAACCCACCGATGGAGATGTTAAACAACTTATAAATAACCATACTTCTATCAAATTTTCCGATGCTCAACCTAAACTGAGTATACGTCAGCAATCAGGGGTAGGTTTTTATGGTGTTTACGTTTACCAGCAGCGAGTATACCTAGATGCCTGTATTAATGTGCGGGGAAGTAGTACTTTTACTGCCGAACAGTTTAGCAATAATAAGAAGCTCTATCAGTGGCAGTTCAATAGGCTGCTAGCTTATTTACTCGCTGACACCCCTCTAAATGAGCGGCGTTGCCTTTTGAGTCATTTGTCTATACCTTTAAAGGGTACCTCACCCGAGGCAGCTTATAACAATTTAGAAACTATTTGGTTTTCCTGGTACAGATGGTGGAGTTTTCGTTTTTATAAAAGAGAGAACTTTCGCATATAG
- a CDS encoding Tex family protein yields the protein MLNIPQLLADELSLQPFQIKNALELLNEGATVPFVSRYRKERTGEMNEIQLRDLSDRYSYLTELEERKASILDAIASQGKLTDELQAKITSCLQKNELEDLYLPYKAKRRTRATIAREKNLEPLAEFIKSLNNRNAKSASLDQEAAKYISEEKKVKNAEEALKGASDILAESVAEKADLRAYLRDFLMNSGVFVSTIKDDYPEGTTKFEMYRKYTARVKDIPPHNMLALFRGETEGILKVELDFDESVVTDYLEYQEIKTKVPEVRQFYREMLKDAFNRLMKTSLISEVRAEKKNFADIESIKTFENNLRELLLSPPAGMQPTLAIDPGFRTGCKVAVLSETAQFLEYQAVFPHQSQKQREEAANTIKKLVEKYHIQLIAIGNGTAGRETDEFVSEVLAKMSRQPIKVMVNESGASIYSASEVAGKEFPDLDVTVRGAISIGRRLQDPLAELVKIDPKSIGVGQYQHDVDQKLLKKNLDETVESCVNYVGVDLNTASKELLTFVSGITPTVAQNIVTYRNENGAFKNRRQLKKVAKLGLKAFEQAAGFLRIRDGENPLDNTAVHPESYGVVEAIAQDLGIPLKQTTQVAEKLKSINIQKYVTDKIGEPTLRDIISELEKPGRDPREQFKYASFKAGIKEIRDLEVGMELEGIVTNVANFGAFVDIGVHQDGLVHISQLADRFVSDPKQIVKVGQVVKVRVMEVNEKLKRISLSMRL from the coding sequence ATGCTGAATATCCCTCAATTATTAGCAGATGAGCTTTCGCTTCAACCATTTCAGATAAAAAATGCTCTTGAACTGCTCAATGAGGGCGCAACTGTGCCTTTTGTTTCTCGCTATCGTAAAGAACGCACTGGTGAGATGAATGAAATTCAGTTACGTGACCTTTCTGATCGGTATAGTTATTTAACAGAGCTAGAAGAAAGAAAAGCGTCGATTTTGGATGCGATCGCATCTCAAGGTAAACTCACTGATGAGCTACAAGCTAAAATTACATCCTGCTTACAGAAAAACGAATTAGAAGACCTTTATCTTCCCTACAAAGCTAAACGTCGCACACGCGCTACCATTGCTAGAGAAAAAAATTTAGAACCACTAGCTGAATTTATTAAATCACTTAATAATCGTAATGCCAAGTCTGCTTCTTTAGACCAAGAAGCAGCAAAATATATTTCTGAAGAGAAAAAAGTTAAAAACGCAGAAGAAGCACTTAAAGGTGCATCTGATATTTTAGCAGAATCAGTCGCGGAAAAAGCTGATTTACGTGCTTACTTGCGAGACTTCTTAATGAATTCAGGAGTATTCGTTTCTACTATTAAAGATGATTATCCCGAAGGTACAACCAAATTTGAAATGTACCGCAAATACACAGCTAGGGTAAAAGATATTCCTCCCCATAATATGCTGGCACTTTTTCGGGGTGAGACTGAGGGGATTTTAAAAGTTGAACTTGACTTTGATGAATCAGTTGTTACTGATTATTTAGAGTACCAGGAAATTAAAACTAAAGTTCCAGAAGTACGGCAATTTTACCGAGAAATGCTTAAGGATGCTTTTAATCGTCTGATGAAAACATCTTTAATTAGTGAAGTACGTGCTGAAAAGAAAAATTTTGCCGATATTGAATCAATTAAAACATTTGAAAATAATTTGCGAGAGTTATTGCTATCACCTCCTGCTGGAATGCAGCCTACATTAGCAATTGATCCAGGTTTTCGCACTGGTTGTAAAGTTGCGGTTCTTTCAGAAACTGCTCAATTTTTAGAGTATCAAGCGGTATTTCCCCACCAAAGCCAAAAACAGCGTGAAGAAGCTGCTAATACAATTAAGAAGCTAGTAGAAAAATACCATATTCAACTAATTGCAATTGGTAACGGTACTGCGGGACGTGAAACAGATGAATTTGTTTCGGAAGTACTAGCAAAAATGTCACGCCAACCGATTAAAGTGATGGTAAATGAATCGGGTGCATCTATCTATTCAGCAAGTGAAGTTGCGGGTAAAGAATTTCCTGATCTAGATGTAACGGTTCGTGGTGCAATTAGTATCGGAAGACGCTTACAAGACCCACTAGCAGAGTTAGTTAAAATTGACCCTAAATCTATTGGTGTAGGACAGTATCAGCACGATGTTGATCAAAAGCTGTTGAAGAAAAATTTAGATGAAACTGTCGAGAGTTGCGTTAACTATGTAGGGGTAGATCTTAATACTGCTTCTAAAGAACTACTGACATTTGTTTCTGGAATTACACCAACAGTCGCTCAAAATATTGTTACCTATCGTAACGAAAATGGCGCATTTAAGAATCGTCGCCAACTTAAAAAAGTAGCAAAATTAGGCTTAAAAGCTTTTGAACAAGCTGCGGGTTTTTTGCGAATTCGTGACGGTGAGAATCCGTTGGATAATACCGCAGTGCATCCAGAAAGTTATGGTGTAGTGGAAGCGATCGCACAAGATTTGGGTATACCATTAAAACAGACAACCCAGGTTGCAGAAAAGCTCAAGTCAATTAACATTCAGAAATACGTCACTGATAAAATTGGCGAACCTACATTGCGCGATATTATCAGCGAATTGGAGAAACCAGGACGCGACCCCAGAGAACAATTTAAATATGCTAGCTTCAAAGCAGGAATTAAGGAAATCCGCGACCTTGAAGTTGGCATGGAATTAGAAGGAATTGTGACTAATGTCGCTAACTTTGGTGCGTTTGTGGATATTGGAGTGCATCAAGATGGTTTAGTGCATATCTCCCAACTTGCAGATAGATTTGTAAGTGACCCCAAGCAAATTGTTAAGGTGGGACAAGTAGTTAAAGTGCGCGTGATGGAAGTGAATGAGAAATTGAAGCGCATTAGCTTATCAATGAGGTTATAA
- a CDS encoding cysteine hydrolase family protein: MPNYKIEPNSALLIIDAQQEYSNSNRPLFTSDFNETVLNINKISQACRQQKIPVFIVKHLLDRSGRNAGRMADFISEQVFIDGEQYAESDSSVVVDESDIVIEKTRYSAFINTNLEAYLKSLGINTVLVTGFMTGYCSVTTARHAHDLDYQVIYINDANSGPTFGNLGFGEVSVEDIKRVVATLLAGGVAEVIDTNEAINRITKAQVSV; encoded by the coding sequence ATGCCTAATTACAAGATTGAGCCAAACTCAGCACTATTAATTATAGATGCCCAGCAAGAATACTCAAACTCTAACCGTCCTCTTTTCACGTCTGACTTCAACGAAACTGTACTAAATATTAATAAAATTTCCCAAGCTTGCCGACAGCAAAAAATCCCAGTTTTTATAGTAAAACATCTTCTTGATCGCAGTGGTAGAAATGCAGGCAGAATGGCAGACTTTATCTCAGAGCAGGTATTTATAGACGGCGAGCAATATGCGGAATCAGACTCGTCTGTAGTTGTTGATGAATCTGATATTGTTATAGAAAAGACTCGCTATAGTGCCTTTATTAATACCAATCTAGAGGCTTATTTAAAATCTTTGGGAATAAACACCGTTTTGGTGACAGGATTTATGACAGGCTACTGCTCTGTTACGACTGCACGACACGCCCATGATTTAGATTATCAGGTAATATACATAAATGATGCCAACTCAGGACCTACTTTTGGTAACTTGGGGTTTGGCGAGGTGTCAGTTGAGGATATCAAGCGTGTAGTTGCAACTCTCTTAGCTGGAGGTGTCGCTGAAGTAATTGACACAAATGAAGCAATCAACAGAATAACCAAAGCTCAAGTTTCAGTGTAG
- a CDS encoding TIGR00297 family protein → MFSSFYSVNPWLIGLGLNAILLSIVWFAPKKLLTPAGIFHAGLLGVIVWGTLGWQGYLVVAFYFLVGSGVTRIGIAQKEAEGIAEKRSGARGPENVWGSALTAAVCALGTLFVSIFAPSAQGWVIPLLLLGYVASFSTKLSDTCASEVGKAYGKRTFLITTLQPVARGTEGAVSLEGTLAGILGSVAIALVAYAVNLISLTDVIICVVAAFIGTNLESVIGATLQSKFDWMTNEVVNIFNTLIGAIAAILLALAWQYWHY, encoded by the coding sequence ATGTTCTCTTCCTTCTATTCTGTAAATCCTTGGCTGATTGGGCTAGGATTAAACGCAATTTTATTAAGTATTGTGTGGTTTGCTCCCAAAAAGTTACTAACTCCTGCGGGTATATTTCACGCTGGGCTACTGGGGGTGATTGTTTGGGGTACTTTGGGTTGGCAAGGGTATTTAGTAGTAGCGTTTTATTTTTTGGTAGGTTCTGGTGTCACCCGTATCGGCATCGCCCAGAAGGAAGCAGAGGGTATTGCTGAAAAGCGTTCTGGGGCAAGAGGTCCAGAAAATGTTTGGGGTTCTGCGCTTACTGCTGCTGTGTGCGCGTTAGGAACTTTATTTGTGTCGATATTTGCGCCTAGCGCTCAAGGGTGGGTTATTCCTCTACTTTTGTTAGGCTATGTTGCTAGTTTTAGCACGAAGTTATCAGATACCTGTGCTAGTGAGGTAGGTAAAGCTTATGGGAAGCGCACGTTTTTAATTACTACTTTACAGCCTGTAGCACGGGGAACAGAAGGCGCTGTGAGTTTGGAAGGAACTCTAGCCGGAATTTTGGGTTCAGTTGCGATCGCACTCGTCGCTTATGCTGTTAATTTAATTAGCTTGACAGATGTAATTATTTGTGTGGTCGCTGCTTTTATTGGTACTAACTTAGAAAGTGTGATTGGTGCAACTTTGCAATCTAAGTTTGACTGGATGACTAATGAAGTAGTGAATATTTTCAATACTTTAATTGGTGCGATCGCAGCAATTTTGTTAGCCTTAGCATGGCAGTATTGGCATTATTAA
- a CDS encoding VOC family protein: MSQVIFHLAFPVSNIAQTKEFYVDGLGCEAGRETNASIILNLYGHQLVAHVTHEPVTPQRTIYPRHFGLVFTSLADWEALLAKAQSKQLQFREQPKLRFSGQPTEHRTFFLEDPFHNVLEFKFYSHATAIFGSREFTQIGDAVEA, translated from the coding sequence ATGAGTCAAGTTATATTTCATCTTGCCTTTCCTGTAAGTAATATTGCACAAACCAAAGAATTTTATGTTGATGGCTTGGGTTGCGAAGCTGGGCGGGAAACTAACGCCTCTATAATTCTCAATCTTTACGGACATCAATTAGTTGCCCACGTCACCCATGAACCTGTGACACCTCAGCGCACTATTTATCCTAGACACTTTGGCTTAGTGTTTACATCACTTGCTGACTGGGAAGCACTATTAGCTAAGGCGCAGTCAAAGCAACTGCAATTTAGAGAACAGCCCAAATTACGCTTTTCTGGGCAACCTACAGAACATCGTACTTTCTTTTTAGAAGATCCTTTCCATAATGTGTTGGAGTTTAAATTTTACTCTCATGCTACGGCAATTTTTGGTAGTCGCGAATTTACTCAAATAGGCGATGCAGTAGAAGCTTGA
- a CDS encoding esterase/lipase family protein, producing MNINSDRNPVLLVHGINDTGAVFSKMAPYLSNLGWSVYDISLTPNNGKVGLDELAAQVANYIDQTFAPSQPIDLVGFSMGGIVSRYYVQRIGGIERVQRFITISSPHQGTKVAHLSQLPGCRQMRPSSSLIQDLNQDVEMLKQLNFTSIWTPFDLMIVPAKSSRLPVGREIVLPVAAHAWMLTDPRSIQSVVTALSEPLKRPAAQASTASPI from the coding sequence ATGAACATTAATAGCGATCGCAATCCTGTCTTGTTAGTTCATGGAATTAATGACACAGGCGCAGTTTTTTCTAAAATGGCTCCTTATTTATCTAACTTAGGCTGGTCTGTGTATGACATCAGCCTCACACCTAATAATGGCAAAGTGGGTCTTGATGAACTAGCTGCACAAGTAGCCAATTATATAGATCAAACATTTGCTCCATCTCAACCAATCGATCTTGTTGGCTTCAGTATGGGTGGTATTGTTAGCCGTTACTATGTCCAACGAATCGGTGGTATTGAACGGGTGCAACGCTTTATTACCATTTCTTCTCCACACCAAGGTACTAAAGTTGCCCATTTGTCTCAACTTCCAGGCTGTAGGCAAATGCGCCCTAGTAGCTCCTTAATCCAAGATTTGAATCAGGATGTCGAGATGCTTAAACAGTTAAATTTTACGTCTATCTGGACACCTTTTGATTTGATGATCGTACCTGCTAAAAGTTCACGGTTGCCAGTAGGACGAGAAATAGTGCTGCCAGTCGCTGCCCATGCCTGGATGTTAACAGACCCTAGATCAATTCAGTCTGTGGTAACAGCACTATCAGAACCGCTCAAACGCCCTGCGGCTCAAGCTTCTACTGCATCGCCTATTTGA
- a CDS encoding tetratricopeptide repeat protein, with protein MLEQVAEAFKRKQYQTVSKLLKQLIKQEPQNPWVQFYVGRLYEETGKLESAENVYRQLLKDTTHPKIIPQARQGLQRIADILKQQRQQAIADATATPESAEIGVMILESINPEFKKVAAQKLAGVMEIDPYTARLHLPTRGWRLYKIGRIGELQFLTQQLQPAAIPSFSASLTDIEKINILQVNYFKSNLSQVTVVCKNDQSHLGSITFDWSEVKQRVEGLLPIFEEVVDFDVKRKLQRKTKILDYVQCCDLHLPERGSILRLCDFQYQFQHSISLSQKQADIQAVTKTTTRNKWNNLINFLNHQLPQTSIWSDFTIFGETAVNQTELLGRIKPHIELSRNIDTLWDQAFHLYSGLIFLRSMR; from the coding sequence ATGCTTGAACAAGTTGCTGAAGCTTTTAAACGTAAACAATATCAAACAGTCTCGAAACTACTTAAGCAGTTAATTAAACAAGAGCCTCAAAACCCTTGGGTGCAGTTTTATGTAGGACGATTGTACGAAGAGACAGGTAAACTGGAATCAGCAGAAAATGTTTACCGACAACTACTAAAAGATACAACCCATCCTAAAATTATCCCTCAAGCTCGTCAGGGACTTCAGCGAATAGCAGATATTTTAAAACAACAACGGCAACAAGCGATCGCAGATGCTACTGCCACGCCTGAAAGTGCAGAAATAGGCGTGATGATTTTAGAATCTATTAACCCTGAATTTAAAAAAGTAGCAGCCCAAAAGTTAGCTGGCGTGATGGAAATTGATCCCTACACGGCGCGGCTACATTTACCTACTCGTGGTTGGCGCTTATATAAAATTGGTCGGATTGGAGAATTACAATTTTTAACTCAACAACTACAACCTGCTGCCATCCCTAGCTTTTCCGCATCGCTTACAGATATCGAAAAAATTAATATTTTACAAGTAAATTATTTTAAGTCTAATCTCTCTCAAGTCACTGTAGTTTGCAAAAATGATCAGTCTCACTTAGGTTCAATAACTTTCGATTGGTCAGAAGTCAAGCAGCGAGTAGAAGGACTATTACCTATATTTGAAGAAGTTGTAGATTTTGACGTTAAACGTAAACTGCAACGCAAAACTAAAATATTAGATTATGTTCAGTGTTGTGATTTACACTTACCAGAAAGAGGCAGTATTCTGAGGTTATGCGATTTCCAATACCAATTTCAACACAGCATTAGCCTTTCCCAAAAACAAGCAGATATTCAGGCAGTAACTAAGACAACCACTAGAAATAAATGGAATAACTTAATTAACTTTCTCAATCACCAGTTGCCCCAAACATCAATTTGGTCTGATTTTACTATCTTCGGTGAAACGGCAGTTAATCAAACTGAGTTGCTAGGTCGCATTAAGCCACACATTGAGCTATCCCGCAACATAGATACTCTTTGGGATCAAGCATTTCATTTATATAGTGGGTTAATTTTTTTAAGATCTATGCGTTAA
- a CDS encoding 16S rRNA (uracil(1498)-N(3))-methyltransferase, with translation MAQLQRLAIAPTQIHQQQITLTPQQHHYLSRVLRLRQGDRFIAIDGKGNWLLANLAGTSAEILEQLSIETELPVTVTLMVALPKGNGFDEIVRCCTELGVAVIMPVMSDRTLLNPSPQKLERWRRIATEAAEQSERQIVPTILDPLAFSAGLSFCQEQLHEELVKNHQYICVTRRDCVNLLECLQLKVDGNSDYSQSIVIATGCEGGWTDAEVESAIAHNFQPVSLGHRILRAVTAPIVAMSLIAAATEKI, from the coding sequence TTGGCTCAGTTACAAAGGTTAGCGATCGCACCGACGCAAATTCATCAGCAGCAAATTACTCTAACGCCTCAGCAACACCATTATTTGAGTAGGGTATTGCGGTTACGTCAGGGCGATCGCTTTATTGCTATTGATGGTAAAGGTAATTGGTTGCTGGCAAATTTAGCAGGAACGTCTGCTGAAATTTTAGAACAATTATCAATTGAAACTGAGTTACCAGTTACAGTAACTTTGATGGTAGCACTGCCTAAAGGTAATGGATTTGATGAGATTGTGCGTTGCTGTACTGAGTTAGGTGTTGCTGTGATTATGCCAGTAATGAGCGATCGCACTTTACTTAATCCTAGTCCCCAAAAATTGGAACGCTGGCGACGCATTGCTACTGAAGCTGCTGAACAATCAGAACGTCAGATTGTACCGACTATTTTAGATCCTCTAGCATTTAGTGCAGGTTTGTCCTTTTGTCAAGAGCAACTACATGAGGAATTAGTTAAAAATCATCAATATATCTGTGTTACTCGCCGTGATTGTGTCAATTTACTAGAGTGCTTACAACTAAAAGTTGATGGTAACAGTGATTACTCTCAATCAATTGTAATTGCTACGGGTTGCGAGGGAGGTTGGACAGATGCAGAAGTAGAGAGTGCGATCGCACATAATTTTCAACCTGTTTCTTTAGGTCATCGTATCCTGAGAGCAGTAACTGCACCAATTGTAGCTATGTCTTTAATTGCTGCGGCTACAGAAAAAATTTGA
- a CDS encoding DUF6006 family protein, which translates to MNKTTARWLSALGGISAIGVSLCFSQATQGSELNSGSRRNPTDVILSDWQGRWDCNLDGRQTTLDFKLIEQSFCQGNICQNAFKVTGQMIDGNTVVSELESREYGPGDPPTARLDHLLPMRFKSTEEWLPLLLMMHTGNRNYASGFVRWNGIPYGLQCQRATSR; encoded by the coding sequence ATGAACAAAACTACCGCTCGATGGTTATCGGCATTGGGTGGCATCAGTGCAATAGGTGTTTCTCTCTGTTTTAGCCAAGCAACTCAAGGATCTGAGCTTAATTCTGGTTCACGAAGAAACCCTACAGATGTAATCTTGTCTGACTGGCAAGGTAGATGGGATTGTAACCTAGACGGTAGGCAGACAACTCTAGACTTTAAGCTAATAGAACAGTCGTTTTGTCAAGGAAATATTTGTCAAAATGCCTTCAAAGTTACAGGTCAAATGATTGATGGTAATACTGTTGTAAGTGAGCTAGAGTCAAGAGAATATGGACCTGGTGATCCGCCAACTGCTCGTTTAGATCACTTGCTGCCAATGCGTTTCAAAAGTACTGAGGAATGGTTGCCTTTACTGCTAATGATGCACACTGGTAATCGCAACTATGCAAGCGGCTTTGTGAGGTGGAATGGTATTCCCTATGGGCTACAGTGTCAGAGAGCTACTTCAAGATAA
- the sir gene encoding sulfite reductase, ferredoxin dependent has protein sequence MVKTPTPQTQKLSKVEGTKDRSNYLRQPVATEIYQDTNCFTEDAIQILKYHGSYQQDNRDNRVKGQEKDYQFMLRTRNPGGLVPPQLYLTLDRLADEYGNQTLRVTTRQGFQMHGILKKNLKSAIAAIIKSMGSTLGACGDVNRNVMAPPAPYKNRPEYNYAWEYADNIAALLTPQTGAYYEIWLDGEKSISAEESPEIVAARQRNGNGTIVHGTEEPIYGQHYMPRKFKISVTVPGDNSIDLYSQDVSLVVITNDQGELEGFNIYAGGGLGRTHNKEDTFPRLADEIGYVDKEDVYDLVKAIVATQRDYGNRFDRRHSRMKYLLEDWGVDKFRATVEEYLGKAIKPFKPLPQWKYEDFLGWNEQGDGKLFLGISIDNGRIKDEGTFKLRTALREIVQQFNLPIRLTAHQNLLIYEIEPTLQPKIQQILENCGVQVDINVIDPLVRLSMACPALPTCGLAVTESERAIPGILDRIRALLNKLGMDQEQFVIRMTGCPNGCARPYMAELGFVGSQAETYQIWLGGSANQTRLAKAYVDKMHINDLESLLEPILVFCKQSRQAGESFGDFCDRVGFDAIREFSATYEPAITTEELAQINTADEINSIATTSETTRVSKHRPRISVKPDVYARLKEFATSQGKPLTLLVSEVLDAYLQENSQNNDD, from the coding sequence ATGGTTAAAACTCCAACTCCTCAAACACAAAAGCTTTCTAAAGTAGAAGGTACTAAAGATCGCAGTAATTATTTGCGTCAACCAGTGGCAACTGAGATATATCAGGACACCAACTGTTTCACAGAAGATGCTATTCAAATTCTCAAATATCACGGGTCATACCAGCAAGACAACCGAGATAATCGAGTCAAGGGTCAGGAGAAAGACTACCAGTTTATGCTGCGTACTCGCAATCCAGGCGGGTTAGTGCCACCGCAATTGTATCTGACATTAGACCGACTGGCTGACGAATACGGCAATCAAACATTACGGGTTACAACTCGCCAAGGGTTTCAGATGCACGGGATTTTGAAAAAAAATCTTAAAAGTGCGATCGCGGCGATAATTAAAAGCATGGGTTCAACCCTCGGCGCTTGCGGTGATGTCAACCGTAATGTCATGGCTCCACCTGCTCCCTACAAAAATCGCCCTGAATATAATTATGCTTGGGAGTATGCGGACAATATTGCTGCCTTGCTGACTCCTCAAACTGGCGCGTACTACGAAATTTGGTTAGATGGGGAAAAGAGTATTAGCGCGGAAGAAAGCCCAGAAATCGTAGCAGCGCGGCAACGTAATGGCAATGGCACGATTGTTCACGGTACAGAAGAACCAATTTATGGGCAACATTATATGCCCCGTAAATTTAAAATCTCTGTAACTGTTCCTGGGGATAATTCGATTGATCTATATTCTCAAGATGTCAGCTTAGTAGTAATTACTAATGACCAAGGAGAATTAGAGGGATTTAATATTTATGCGGGTGGCGGTTTAGGTCGCACTCATAATAAAGAAGACACTTTTCCTCGCCTAGCTGATGAAATTGGATATGTAGATAAGGAAGATGTCTACGATTTAGTTAAGGCTATTGTAGCGACGCAGCGAGATTATGGGAATCGCTTTGATCGTCGTCATTCGCGGATGAAATACCTGCTGGAAGATTGGGGCGTTGATAAGTTCCGCGCTACTGTTGAGGAATATTTAGGAAAAGCGATTAAACCTTTTAAACCTTTACCCCAATGGAAGTACGAAGACTTCCTGGGTTGGAATGAACAGGGAGACGGTAAACTGTTCTTGGGTATTTCGATTGATAATGGTCGAATTAAGGATGAAGGTACGTTTAAGCTGAGAACTGCTTTGCGGGAAATTGTACAGCAGTTTAACTTGCCTATCCGCTTAACTGCCCACCAAAATTTGCTAATTTACGAGATTGAACCAACGCTACAACCTAAAATTCAGCAGATTCTTGAAAACTGTGGCGTTCAAGTAGATATTAATGTGATCGATCCATTGGTACGCCTTTCAATGGCTTGTCCTGCGCTGCCTACCTGCGGTTTGGCGGTTACGGAATCAGAACGAGCAATCCCTGGTATCTTAGATCGCATTCGGGCTTTGCTGAACAAGCTAGGGATGGATCAGGAACAATTTGTTATCAGAATGACTGGTTGCCCAAATGGTTGTGCGCGTCCTTACATGGCGGAATTAGGGTTTGTGGGTAGCCAAGCTGAAACTTATCAAATTTGGTTGGGCGGATCTGCCAATCAAACAAGGTTAGCTAAAGCTTATGTAGACAAGATGCACATCAATGACTTGGAAAGCTTATTAGAGCCAATTTTGGTATTTTGTAAGCAATCTCGTCAAGCAGGGGAAAGTTTTGGAGATTTCTGCGATCGCGTTGGGTTCGATGCTATCCGCGAGTTTTCTGCTACTTATGAGCCTGCAATTACTACGGAGGAGTTAGCTCAAATTAATACTGCTGATGAGATCAATAGCATTGCGACTACTTCAGAGACTACCCGCGTCAGCAAACACCGCCCTCGGATTAGTGTTAAGCCTGATGTTTATGCACGTCTCAAAGAATTTGCTACCAGCCAAGGCAAGCCACTAACTTTGTTGGTATCAGAGGTTTTAGATGCTTACTTGCAGGAAAATTCCCAGAACAATGATGATTAA